A single genomic interval of Bradyrhizobium japonicum USDA 6 harbors:
- a CDS encoding tyrosinase family protein: MDTEALTVAYARVKAILDEAAGDSTADYGGAGRFWDKGAQALEAAEIFGIRMVAPVPEGHACCIPPHARSDASGLIKGLRGDAPFDGGRFPALPWGGKRVAPADVDRIADWIDAGCPDDATSVAVELAPGKPAKTATVKVSEIAEFAVAADGYSPAADAGEPRRRMNIDCMSEPQLERLRRGFRRLYDLDHWPEDRRNYNNQALIHQNHCQHGWERFLPWHRAYLYEFEQNLQDFEPGLMLPYWDFTMPEYRPEEPDKGRIIPNSMKAYLTEEAAETLLAALDPAPTAAQKKAILALARDRVTFTSQHSFFCYLINTIGYSAVTPDPANANRQCFIDALLHSNSLWYPLRYPAEYDGGGTINQVIHYHYPSADDIAQILSLNNFRDFGGGSVYDAAFGFLDQNPHNTMHIWTGGQNPDAGKAAYVCQGGPTATGTTPQPGAETARLRALTTRRNSAAQVGGRRFHARSDLYSQPRSGDMFSNLTASYDPVFWPIHVNIDRIWWEWQKLNPNALPADLDSVLSPWNYTIRDTLDIAPFGYEYVRSSHFMPVGLEAPVSRFVSQPINVPQAARSFKRAEIRLHQVPQLMRSCFVRAFLNEPGADASTPIKGNPHYAGYISIFGHGACYGGPGHCDIPPPQPRRFDQRGRSHNTPRVHRIDVTAAARQALKKKGPLQITLVVIGGDYQEERELLKLEGVSISFLD, encoded by the coding sequence ATGGACACCGAAGCATTGACCGTTGCTTATGCGCGCGTGAAGGCGATCCTGGATGAAGCTGCCGGCGATAGCACTGCTGACTATGGTGGCGCTGGACGGTTTTGGGACAAGGGCGCACAGGCGCTGGAGGCGGCCGAGATCTTCGGCATCAGGATGGTTGCTCCAGTGCCGGAGGGGCACGCCTGCTGCATCCCGCCGCATGCGCGCAGCGACGCGTCCGGATTGATTAAGGGATTGCGCGGGGACGCGCCGTTCGACGGCGGCCGGTTCCCGGCGCTGCCGTGGGGCGGCAAGCGCGTCGCGCCCGCTGACGTCGACCGCATTGCCGACTGGATCGATGCCGGCTGCCCGGATGATGCGACCAGCGTCGCAGTCGAGCTTGCGCCTGGCAAGCCGGCGAAGACCGCGACGGTGAAGGTGAGCGAGATCGCCGAGTTTGCGGTGGCTGCCGACGGCTATTCGCCGGCCGCGGATGCCGGCGAGCCCAGGCGGCGCATGAACATCGACTGCATGAGCGAGCCGCAACTCGAACGCCTGCGCCGCGGCTTCCGCCGGCTTTACGACCTCGACCACTGGCCGGAAGACCGGCGCAACTACAACAACCAGGCGCTGATCCACCAGAACCATTGCCAGCACGGCTGGGAGCGCTTCCTGCCCTGGCACCGCGCCTATCTCTACGAGTTCGAACAGAACCTTCAGGACTTCGAGCCCGGGCTGATGCTCCCGTACTGGGACTTCACGATGCCGGAGTACCGGCCGGAGGAGCCGGACAAGGGCCGCATCATTCCGAATTCGATGAAGGCCTATCTCACCGAGGAGGCGGCCGAGACGCTGTTGGCGGCGCTCGACCCGGCGCCGACGGCGGCTCAGAAGAAGGCGATCCTGGCGCTCGCGCGCGACCGCGTTACCTTCACCTCACAGCACAGTTTCTTCTGCTACCTGATCAACACGATCGGCTATTCGGCCGTAACGCCCGATCCCGCGAATGCCAACCGGCAGTGCTTCATCGACGCGCTGCTGCACTCCAACTCGCTCTGGTATCCGCTGCGCTATCCTGCCGAGTACGACGGCGGCGGCACCATCAACCAGGTCATTCACTATCATTACCCGTCGGCCGACGACATCGCCCAGATCCTGAGCCTCAACAATTTCCGCGACTTCGGCGGCGGCAGCGTCTACGACGCGGCGTTCGGATTCCTTGACCAGAATCCGCACAACACCATGCACATCTGGACTGGCGGCCAGAACCCCGATGCCGGGAAGGCGGCCTATGTTTGCCAGGGCGGGCCGACCGCGACGGGAACGACACCGCAGCCGGGCGCCGAAACAGCGCGCCTGCGTGCGCTCACGACGCGCCGCAACAGCGCCGCGCAGGTCGGCGGGCGCCGTTTCCACGCCCGCTCGGATCTCTATTCGCAGCCGCGCTCCGGCGACATGTTCAGCAACCTGACGGCCTCCTACGATCCCGTGTTCTGGCCGATCCACGTCAATATCGATCGGATCTGGTGGGAGTGGCAGAAGCTCAATCCGAATGCGCTGCCGGCGGATCTCGATTCCGTGCTGTCGCCGTGGAACTACACCATCCGCGACACGCTCGACATCGCGCCGTTCGGCTACGAATACGTCCGCAGCTCGCATTTCATGCCGGTTGGACTCGAGGCGCCGGTCAGCCGCTTCGTGTCGCAGCCGATCAACGTGCCGCAGGCCGCGCGCAGCTTCAAACGCGCGGAGATCCGCCTGCATCAGGTGCCGCAATTGATGCGCTCCTGCTTCGTGCGCGCCTTCCTGAACGAACCCGGCGCCGATGCCTCGACGCCGATCAAGGGCAATCCGCACTACGCCGGCTACATCTCGATCTTCGGACACGGGGCCTGCTACGGCGGTCCCGGCCATTGCGATATCCCGCCGCCGCAGCCGCGGCGCTTCGACCAGCGCGGGCGCAGCCACAACACGCCACGCGTCCATCGCATCGACGTCACGGCCGCCGCCAGGCAGGCGCTCAAGAAGAAGGGCCCGCTGCAGATCACGCTGGTCGTGATCGGCGGCGACTACCAGGAGGAGAGGGAGCTTCTGAAGCTGGAAGGCGTGTCGATCAGTTTCCTGGATTGA
- a CDS encoding NAD(P)/FAD-dependent oxidoreductase — MSPLVQPVLRQLGLWPTFLAQGFAPSHRTLTSWDQAGLTSSELLLEARGPSWRVDRRAFDGWLTAAGCRAAECVDAKVCHLAREADGWSIVCDDGNSHSARLIIDATGRARALADRQGSRTKAQDRLIAAYAEATTSGPAAPELLVEAFDDGWWYTMALDQGRRAFACMTDADLARGLGLNTPDGWRAALARTQFVSALGSRIIRLEQPRLIPAGSRYAATTAGFHFLCAGDAASAFDPISGHGVVKAMRSGVFAAYAACDCLARGDAAALDRYGAWIAREAAAYATTLSEHYGSVSRWSERPFWRRRRADAPSRNPSSSLLEQ, encoded by the coding sequence TTGTCACCGCTGGTCCAGCCGGTGCTGCGGCAGCTGGGTCTGTGGCCGACTTTCCTGGCGCAGGGCTTTGCGCCGTCGCACCGCACGCTCACCTCCTGGGACCAGGCCGGCTTGACGTCGAGCGAATTGCTGCTGGAAGCGCGCGGGCCGTCATGGCGCGTTGACCGCCGGGCGTTCGATGGCTGGCTCACGGCGGCGGGGTGCCGCGCGGCCGAGTGCGTCGATGCGAAGGTCTGTCATCTCGCGCGCGAGGCGGACGGCTGGTCGATCGTTTGCGACGACGGCAACAGCCATTCGGCCCGGCTGATCATCGATGCGACGGGCCGTGCCCGCGCACTCGCCGACCGCCAGGGTTCGCGGACGAAAGCGCAGGACCGCCTGATTGCAGCCTATGCCGAGGCGACGACATCGGGGCCGGCCGCACCGGAACTGCTCGTCGAGGCCTTTGATGACGGCTGGTGGTACACGATGGCACTCGACCAGGGCAGGCGCGCCTTTGCCTGCATGACCGATGCCGATCTCGCGCGTGGCCTCGGGCTGAACACGCCGGACGGCTGGCGAGCAGCTCTCGCCAGGACGCAATTCGTCTCGGCGCTCGGGAGCAGGATCATTCGGCTCGAGCAACCCCGCTTGATCCCTGCGGGCAGTCGGTACGCCGCAACGACTGCCGGCTTCCATTTCCTCTGCGCAGGCGATGCCGCAAGCGCTTTTGATCCGATCTCGGGCCACGGCGTGGTCAAGGCCATGCGCTCGGGCGTGTTCGCTGCCTATGCCGCCTGCGATTGCCTCGCGCGCGGTGATGCGGCCGCTCTCGATCGCTACGGCGCGTGGATCGCGCGCGAGGCTGCGGCCTACGCGACGACGCTGAGCGAACACTACGGCAGTGTTTCGCGCTGGTCCGAGCGGCCGTTCTGGCGGCGCCGGCGTGCCGACGCGCCTTCACGCAATCCTTCGAGCAGTCTTCTGGAACAGTAG
- a CDS encoding LodA/GoxA family CTQ-dependent oxidase, translating into MATYRIHPGIGIARLGNSDSEFYLAPETPAAMPLACDSFGNPLHGPDGVTPVPVKTFKDAQGRVKRQAARFQIFVYDDESPEGRPLALGDAVEGGGNHGVLVDIQWRVYVANKKASWYPFTELKGEHGYAPGSARRNADITGQDRDLLIIDPGPRSVNATTNRRAHFDRSGGPGGYATTFPPKGLQPFDIDTLGEMMTDNKGRLVVLGGHGNSGMDISGSFGPKIEDYANTDGWYDDISDGPVMARLIMYSKQVGQTRYIDVEFPAWVVVGYPRFVPEILDMITMDEVLYDLYVRQFATDTGIYGTLGTYDDPQQIPFRDEAALRHWQAGRLAWNRNYRPWFYRDVWPILFRPDEFRYLNDILQQSNYPHDQAQRGTFDPDKLSQTPKRATRPTATATPSDAPLRDASQGEAVMAVAAVAGPTHYSKADDPYGPMRRFLFDLLRRAGEANSFQVQDRASSRVHSLPLMPLLCGDNPLTNETPSKFLHLTEYQLFILGQWARGWFINEKEEGWLPDGYSPFAPYPKTPPKTGRELDRGVLSNVLGGAFCPGAELGWVMRNPSIYWAPYRINADRSVSDFLQSAAQANQDHGTVIADPTFNVNSPLSQDNDFEIGLQPGDLTKYMGLPWQSDFNECTTQPINITYADWNNLWPGSDNDDRLRRDEKTWTTLWWPAHRPLQSFEIASVSNGKPNYVWTTWSRGVPQTPVGDLKMVTEWSLLGFIVRNPYEPAVKPADSYQGPKYISVERTTGSRPDPKSEAS; encoded by the coding sequence ATGGCGACGTATCGAATCCATCCGGGCATCGGCATCGCGCGCCTGGGCAACAGCGACAGCGAATTCTACCTCGCGCCGGAGACGCCCGCGGCGATGCCGCTCGCCTGCGACAGTTTCGGCAATCCCCTGCACGGCCCCGACGGGGTCACACCCGTTCCGGTCAAGACCTTCAAGGATGCGCAGGGCCGCGTGAAGCGCCAGGCCGCGCGCTTCCAGATCTTCGTCTATGACGATGAGTCCCCGGAAGGCAGGCCGCTGGCGCTCGGCGATGCCGTGGAGGGCGGCGGCAATCATGGTGTGCTCGTCGACATCCAGTGGCGCGTCTATGTCGCCAACAAGAAGGCCTCCTGGTACCCGTTCACCGAGCTCAAGGGCGAGCACGGTTACGCCCCCGGCAGCGCGCGCCGCAACGCCGACATCACCGGCCAGGACCGTGACCTGCTCATCATCGATCCCGGCCCGCGCAGCGTGAACGCGACCACCAACCGGCGCGCGCATTTCGATCGTTCGGGCGGGCCCGGCGGCTACGCCACCACGTTTCCGCCGAAGGGACTCCAGCCGTTCGACATCGACACGCTGGGCGAGATGATGACCGACAACAAGGGCCGCCTGGTCGTGCTCGGCGGTCACGGCAATTCGGGCATGGACATCAGCGGCAGCTTCGGTCCGAAGATCGAGGACTATGCCAACACCGACGGCTGGTACGACGACATCTCCGACGGACCGGTGATGGCGCGGCTGATCATGTATTCGAAACAAGTCGGCCAGACCCGCTACATCGACGTCGAGTTTCCGGCCTGGGTCGTGGTCGGCTATCCGCGCTTCGTACCTGAGATCCTCGACATGATCACGATGGACGAGGTGCTGTACGATCTCTATGTGCGCCAGTTCGCCACCGACACCGGCATCTACGGTACGCTCGGCACCTATGACGATCCGCAGCAGATCCCGTTCCGCGACGAGGCGGCGCTGCGCCACTGGCAGGCCGGCCGTCTTGCCTGGAATCGCAACTACCGGCCATGGTTCTATCGCGACGTCTGGCCGATCCTGTTCCGGCCGGATGAATTCAGGTATCTGAACGATATCCTTCAGCAATCGAACTACCCGCACGATCAGGCGCAGCGCGGCACGTTCGATCCCGACAAATTATCGCAGACCCCGAAACGCGCGACGCGGCCGACGGCAACGGCAACACCGTCGGATGCGCCGTTGCGCGATGCCAGTCAGGGCGAAGCGGTCATGGCGGTGGCGGCGGTCGCAGGTCCGACCCACTATTCCAAGGCCGACGATCCCTACGGACCGATGCGCCGCTTCCTGTTCGATCTGTTGCGCCGTGCGGGCGAGGCCAATTCGTTCCAGGTGCAGGACCGGGCATCGTCGCGCGTCCATTCGCTGCCGCTGATGCCATTGTTGTGCGGCGACAATCCGCTGACCAACGAGACGCCGTCGAAGTTTCTTCATCTCACCGAGTACCAGCTCTTCATCCTCGGCCAATGGGCGCGCGGCTGGTTCATCAACGAGAAGGAGGAGGGCTGGCTGCCCGACGGCTATTCACCCTTCGCGCCTTATCCGAAGACGCCGCCGAAGACCGGCCGCGAGCTCGACCGCGGCGTGCTCAGCAACGTGCTCGGCGGCGCCTTTTGTCCGGGCGCCGAGCTCGGCTGGGTGATGCGCAACCCTTCGATCTACTGGGCGCCGTATCGCATCAACGCCGATCGCAGCGTCTCGGATTTCCTGCAGAGCGCCGCCCAAGCCAATCAGGACCACGGCACCGTGATTGCCGACCCGACCTTCAACGTCAACTCGCCGCTCAGCCAGGACAACGACTTCGAGATCGGTCTTCAGCCGGGTGACCTCACCAAATACATGGGTCTGCCCTGGCAGTCCGATTTCAACGAGTGCACCACGCAGCCGATCAACATCACCTACGCCGACTGGAACAATCTCTGGCCCGGCAGCGACAATGACGATCGCTTGCGGCGCGACGAGAAGACCTGGACCACGCTGTGGTGGCCGGCGCATCGGCCGTTGCAGTCGTTCGAGATCGCCTCGGTCTCGAACGGAAAGCCCAATTACGTCTGGACCACGTGGAGCCGCGGCGTCCCGCAGACGCCGGTCGGCGACCTCAAGATGGTCACCGAGTGGTCGCTGCTCGGTTTCATCGTGCGCAATCCCTACGAGCCGGCCGTCAAGCCCGCCGACAGTTATCAAGGTCCCAAATACATCAGCGTCGAGCGAACAACCGGGTCGAGGCCCGATCCCAAAAGCGAGGCATCATGA